The genomic region AATTAATCACCATGTACAAATGAAATAACAGAATCATTTCCCTGTGAAACTATGGAAAAGGATTTGAAGATCAGGTCTATTGTTAGGACATTCAAAGTTTTATGTGGAGAGAAGAATGGTGGCAAAAGGACACAAAAAAAGAGTTCACAAATGTATCTAGATCGCCttatttgctttcatttacaTAGAATGAACTATACTGAGGCAATCCTGTTTCACAcaggtctatttattttttaaagatctgtatattctttgttttatacTGTTCCAAAATAATAAACTGCTTCAgaagattattttataatttaactttataccaggacaaggttttgtttttgttaggaCAAAGTCTTCATAATGAGAGGTTAGCAAGACAACTCACCTCTCCCTATCCCCCCAGGACCAAGagttttctcaaaattatttgaattacaCCACCACATATTTATTTGGTAGATTGTTACAAATTTGTGATCCCGGACTGCTACGGAAATCCTTGTTAAGAGGACCAGCCACatcaaagtgagagagagaaagaaactagaAGATGGCATCTAGCAAACACGGAGTAGAGAAGACATGGTCAGACGGTCCTATATTAAGTACAGTAACTGaaaaatgaaggttaaaaacGGGAAGAGTCCACAAGGCCATGAGAGACAGCTACACACATATTTTGATATGAATAGAAACATTTCAAGAGATGTGTGAAACAAATTAGCAGCAATGCTGTATACTGAGCACTTAATTCTTTCAAGTGTAGAGAATAAAATGACAGTTCAGTAAGAAATTAGGCATGAGAAAAGGCtcttttacttctgttttgttcaatgtttttaaatactgaaaatctGAATCCACTACCTACACCACTTATTTATTCACAAGCTATGAGATGGCTGgtcttatttaaggaaaaaataatgaaagtcaacaaaaataagtaacacaAACATAAATCATTGTTAATCACCTCTCAACTATTCACTAAATTCTAAATTCTCTACTATTCaaatacacagaaatggaaatcCAGTGTATATAATGATTTACCTATTTAATAACAGGTATTTACAAGAACCAGAATTGAGACCAGGGTTTTGACTAAGGTTTAATGAAAAAAGGGGGGAACCAAGTTGGTCCTTAAAAGACTTGCTGAAATCGAAAGCTCTCCAGAAGTCCAAAACTGAACTTCTATAGATGCTTGTTTTGTTGGTTTGGAGGGgaaatgagggagagaggcaaagctAGAGAACTAAAAGAGtgtaacataataaaaaaagtcTGAGTGGATTCTAGTGGTACACTAGGCTGGATAAACGGGAATGGGGGCAAGATTATAGAATACTTTGGACAAATGGCTGAAGTTAGAACAATGGAGAGTCACTGTCACTGGTTTAAACCAGTATCAGTTTTAATAGcacataaaatgaaatggaaaaggaagactAGATGCATTGAACCTGCATTATTAACTACTATATCCCACATACACTATGCTACATGCTATGGATGCTAAAATACATATGGCAAGTCCACTGTCCTCTCCAAATCAGTGTGACTAACATGCACACAATATGCACAATTCTACTACTGAGGTAAAAGGGACGTTTACAATTTTTACTTAACATCAAGGTAGGCAATGAACTTGAAATTCATGTTAGGCTCCTTGAtctttgtattttaagaaataaaaggggggagcgcctgggtggctcagttggttgggtggccgacttcagctcaggtcatgatctcacggtttgtgggttcaagccccgcatcgggctctgtactgacagctcagagcctagagcctgcttcggattctctctctctctctctgtctctcccctgcttgcactctctctctctctctcaaaaataaacgttaaaaaaatttttaaataaaatttaatttaaaaaaatttataaaaaaagaaataaaagaaacacagaattaaagtaggatttcagataaaaataagtatttcctcGGTGTTCATTTTTCTGAGCTCACAAGTTTCAAACAGAACAATGTATTACTCACCATTACAATACTCATTCTGTATAAGCATATGATCATCTTCTGCCCATGCAGAGAAATATCGAACTACATGAGAATGTTGTCCAAGCACTGCATGGGCATATACTTCCCTCAAAGCGTTCTGCCTAGGAGAAATTTGAGATTGATAGAATGGTACATCATTTTTATTCAAGCCTAAACTGAATTAATTTATCTGAAACTTCATAAAAGAAACTTGACTTGTTATCTATCATTATGCTGAAGAAATAACTTCCTTGAGAGGGAGGGTGTTAAGACTCTGTACCAGATTTTTCTAAAGGcttccattaaagaaaaatgctAGTTACAAAGAAGGAACCTTGCTGGCCCTAGGACTCgggaaaaacaaaactccattTTACTGTGAATTCATGGATGCtcccagaaaaaagaaatttaagttaGCCTTCAAAATCAGACTACTCATATTATTTTACCAAGTTCAGTAAGAATTAATGGCACAAAATGAAAAGGATCTGATTAAATTATTATGGCTTCTCAAAAGTGAGAGAATTAATTTCACTACTTGGTTATGTAAAATCTTAACATTTGCAACACCATAGGGAATAagagtaaaagacaaaaattttaatacGTACTCATCGACGGAGCCAGCCAATGGCTTTTTTGATCGCTTAATGGCATAAACGCATCCATCCAGCCTCTTCACACACTTAAACACAGAACCAAATTCTCCAGAGCCAATTTTCTCTAGCTCATGAAATTCTGTTGTATACCGTGACTTCATATTGCTTTCAGTAATTGTGATTCTCTGCAATAAGGGGTATATTCACAAAGACACGAAAATGATTTTTTGCTATAATAGCCCTatgtgtgaaatttaaaaatcattacgtTTTATGTTTGAATGCGTATTTAACATGTATATATGGTTACTTGTTAAGTAAGAAGTCgaaaatgaaatttcagaaacaataaaaaaataaaaagctatttacTTTAGCAGGTCTTGTTTCATCTTCAAACTCATAATCACTGGCTTCCATATCTTCACCACAAGAACTGGAAAACATTATGTATGTTTCTATCAGATCTGACAGACACATCAACTAGAGATCCAAAACTTTATCTGATAGATGTACagtgaaaatgcattttaatgaataaaaacagacaagaaagCACTTAATTTTGTAATCATAAGATATACCTCAGCTGATTAAAATGCTGTCcctactgaaaaaaaatgcagattaacTACAAGCCAATACCACTGCACATATCAAAATTTAAGtctttctaaataataaataactctctctgcctgcttcatTTTGACACCAGATTTCCTACAAGCCATCTAggctttttattccttcctttcttacacCACTTCTTCTCCACAGCTGATTACTTCCCACCTGCCTCTCCTGGGAAGCAAGTGCTAGTAACAGAAAAATTTCAGAGTATAAATTTCCATGTCATTcagatgaaattaaattttgaTAAGTACCACAAATCAACCTTGGATGGTTAGGGAACCAAACTAAATAACTTACTCATTCCAATGTGTTCGCTTTCTTCTACGACACTGTCCTGAGGAATGAAGTAACACAGAATCTGGGGTAAAAGGATTAATATTCACTTGAGGAGTCTGTCGCATGTCAAATTccctttttcctgatttttctgtaTCCATGAACAAAGAACCACCTCGGAGTTTAACAGAGCTGGAATCAATTCCTCGAGCTTTGGAGAGCAAACTCTAGGGcaggaaaagtaaaattttagtaTCTAAATTCTATAGACCGCTTTCTCAACCCAACCTTCAACAAGCCTTTCTCATGGCTGATAGTGTAGGTCAAAGCAACACACAATCCACCGCATCTCAAGCAAAATAAACAGTGCTTAACTTGAACAGTAAAAGGTGGATACCAATCACCTTTTCTGAAAAAGACAGCCACATAAAATAGGTCTCTAACactaaaaagaatagaaatgcagactaaaattaagtttattctaGAGTCTAAAAGTTAAACTCTTTCAATCCATCTAAAAATACAAAGCAGTCACGGAGCCCCATAAaagctcccccccgcccccccccccatccaaatAGGGCTTTCAAAACCAACTTCCCTGGACTCCTCCCCACGCTTCCAAAGGGATCTTGCCTTGGGCATGTCCTTAATACACAagaacactcaaaaaacaaaaaaccaaaaaaacccacacttcTTCCCAAGGTCTATGATTAACCGCACTGAACCCGACTCACTTACAAGGTCCATTTTCTATATTACTCTTATAAACATGATACTTGTCTTCAGTTCAGGTAGGGTTCATTTCAAAATCTGTTACTTCTCAAGTTCCACAAGTGGCAATCTGCATACTCACTTGCCACTCAAAAACAGGTGCTGAACACCTCCTTCATTGTGATACGTTATCAGCAGTTTGAAAGCACAAGGGTCcaaacaccaccaccactgctGGCTTTAACAGTTGGGTTGTCCCCAGTCATTAGTCAGGCTGACCACACATAGGCACTGCAAACCCAAGGGTGTAAACAAACGCTTACCCGATAAATATGCACGGATAGATTCTTAAAAGCTACCCTGAATTAAGGAATCTTTACGACTGGAAATGCTTGGAAGGCCAGCCTTTCCTCCCAAGTCGAAGCGCAGTCACCCTGCATACCTCCAACTTAACCCCTTAAGGCCACATGACACGAAACGGTAAGcgcatgaaaaaattttttaaccgaACTCCTGCGTGTGCCGCCCAAATTACAGGGCACCTCACTGCGTTTAAAAGGCACCATATGGCTGCCGCCCTCGGGAGTGTCAGGTGGCCGCGCCAGCACCACTCCAACATCTTTCCAAACCACGTTATATCAGTGCCACACTCCGGGCTGACACGCTCGGCACGGCCCCGACTCGACCGGCGTGAAATCGTCAGCCACCTGGACGGCGCCGATCTTGAAAGATGAAGAAGTTCCAGAAGAGGCCCATTGTTCAGTTACATAATCTTAACGGACAACTTCTGGGCAGGGCCAAAAAGAGGGGCTGCCAACTTTTTGTTGCGGCTCAGGGGAGCGAGTGGGGGTGCGGCCGGGCGGTTATGTAACCGAATCCGGGGAGCGCCGCGCTCGGCTCCTGGCGCCGCGGCCTTTTTAAAAGGCTGGGCGGGCGCGGGCTCGGGGCGCCCGGGCCCCGCGTCCTCTCACCTTGGGCGTGTGCGGCGTGTCGAAGAGCCGCAGCTTGCGGAAGGTCTTGTGCGGCGGGGTGCCGGGGTGGTCCGGCGGCGGCGAGCAGGGGCCCTCGCTAGCCCGGCGCGCCCCGCATCCGCGCGGGGACGCGTCCCCCGAGCCGCCGCAGCGCACCGGCGAGAACGAGCTGCCCAGGAAGTAGGCGGCTGCCGGCGACTTGACCGGCGATGAGGAGCCGAAGCCCTCCTCCTCCCATGAGTCGCCCTCggccccgccgcccgccgcgTCCGCGCCCGGACAGGCGCCTCGCAGCAACATGTCCTCCTCCAGCTCCCCGGGGCTGCCGGGGGCTGGGCCGGGCGAGCGGCGGCGCTCGGGCCCGGGCTCTGTGGGGCTCCGCGCGGGCGGCAGTGGAGAGTCAGGCTCTTGAAAGGCCGAGTCCTCCCCCGTGCTGTGGCCgctgccctcctcctcttcctcctcctcctcctcctcacagtCGCTACAGGGCGAGAAGATCAGCTTCTGCCGCAAAGTGCAAGAAGCCCCGGGAcggcggggcggcggcggctgctgccGGCTTAGGAAGCTCATCTCGCCCTGGGGTCGGGGCCGAGGACCGGAGAGCCGAAGCCCGCGGAGTCGAGGACTCGGGACGGCCTAGGGGGCGGGTCCGCCACGTGCGACTGGGCGCGCCTGGTCGCCGCGGTGGCGGACTTGCGCGGCGGCGGGCTGCGGCTCCGGAGCGCTCGGGACTGCGGGCGGCGGTGGCGGGGGTCGGCAGCGGCGGCGCGGACTGTCCAGCGGAGGCGGGGCGGCCCGGGCGCCGAGGCTGGTATCCCCGCAGGTCCAGCCGCAGGTTCGGGCTCCGCGGCTTCCCGCGACCGTTAACCACGTGAGTGCCCAGCCCACCAATCCCCGCCCAGCCCGGGgtttgaaaaaaaaggagggcgCGACGTAGCCCGCGGGGGAGGGATCAGCTACGCGATTTTGGCGCGAACCCGCTGGCTCCGCCCGCCCTCGGCGGCCCGGCCTGGGCGGGCGGGGCGCCACGGGCCTATGAGGGAGTCCGACCTCCGGGAACCCAGCCGGGCACCGCCCGGTCGGGGCCGGACGGGGCAGCCGAGGCGGCCCTCTGGGAGGAGCGAAGGGTGCTAGGCTCGACTAGGCCCAGCCGAACGCCACCCTGGAGGCGGCTTGCTCGTGGTACCTCAGCGCTCTCGGGTCTGAGGTGGGGGCCAGGGAACACTTCTGGGTTCCTCCGGGTCGGGGCGAGCAGGAAACCACCGTGGCTCTCCTGCCAGTCCCGTGTCCTTTCGGTGCGAGCCGCTGGGGGCGTTGTAGGCGTGGCTGTAGGCAGTCACGTTCCCCGGTAGAGGTTTGAGCCGGAAATGGTGACTCGGGCCTCTGGAGCTTTGCGAACTGAGCGCGTTGCTTAGGCCGGACCCAGAAATCAGCAGGAAGGCCCACAGACGAGAGTCGGAGGCGGGGGAACGGCTGTGGGGAAGGCCtgtggagcctcagtttccccccagGGTGGCTGTTAGGGTCGGGTGTGTCCCCAGCGAGGTGAGTTCCCCCAAACTGTGGCAGTCCACCCGAGACTTGTCCAGAGTAAATACCAGCGGCACCAACAGTTGGCCCCAGCACGAAACCAAGTGCTCACCACGCGGCCACGGTGTTTATATTTGTTTGCCAGCACGTGGGCAAGTGTTGGCAAAACGGATTGGCCCACCTCACAGCAAACTTAAATGCACCTTGAGAAGAAATCACTCTAGTGCCCGGTCAAACTGTGATCTCATCTGCCCTTTAGAGTCGCACAGGAAAGTTTCTGGAATTTTTCAGATGTAAATAACCCCGTGATGAATATTCTGACTCCTCgcgtggtttttttttctgtgttgtttgaggttttttgtttttttttaaagatagattcATAGAAGTGAGAATTACTAGGTCAAAGGATATAAGCTGCCAGACTGACctccaaaagaaaacaatttacttTCTCACTAGCAGTGGATTAGTGTACGCTGCTCATGAATTCTGGACATAAGTGgatatttaatgtttgttaatgtaatttttttaaatgtggtgttgtttgttttttgagagagagagcaggggagggggagagaaaggggagacaggatctgaagtgggctttgtgctgacggcagagagcctgactcTGGACTGGAGCTCACAAACGtaatatcatgacctaagcgaaGTCCATGGTTTAACTGACTCAGTCAGCCATCCAAGCCCCCTAATTTTGTTGCTTTGACTCATATGGTTGGACAGTTTTCATGTGCCAGTGGCCacttatgtttatttctattgtctgttttcttattgtAGCACTTTATGAATATTAACACTTGACCATATATGTTCTAACACTTTTCAAAGACTGAACTCAAgctgaatttttaataatggaaacACATTTTAGTACTTACCACATGGACCAAGAGCACAGtgtatatacattgtatgttagccaatttgacaataaattgtatttaaaaaaaatatcacatgGGAAATTCCCTGATATCACATACTTGAAGATGCAGTGAGGGGAAAACAGCTGTCTTCTCCAGACAtttgcttttgtgt from Panthera uncia isolate 11264 chromosome D1, Puncia_PCG_1.0, whole genome shotgun sequence harbors:
- the WEE1 gene encoding wee1-like protein kinase isoform X1 encodes the protein MSFLSRQQPPPPRRPGASCTLRQKLIFSPCSDCEEEEEEEEEEGSGHSTGEDSAFQEPDSPLPPARSPTEPGPERRRSPGPAPGSPGELEEDMLLRGACPGADAAGGGAEGDSWEEEGFGSSSPVKSPAAAYFLGSSFSPVRCGGSGDASPRGCGARRASEGPCSPPPDHPGTPPHKTFRKLRLFDTPHTPKSLLSKARGIDSSSVKLRGGSLFMDTEKSGKREFDMRQTPQVNINPFTPDSVLLHSSGQCRRRKRTHWNDSCGEDMEASDYEFEDETRPAKRITITESNMKSRYTTEFHELEKIGSGEFGSVFKCVKRLDGCVYAIKRSKKPLAGSVDEQNALREVYAHAVLGQHSHVVRYFSAWAEDDHMLIQNEYCNGGSLADAISENYRSMSYFTEAELKDLLLQVGRGLRYIHSMSLVHMDIKPSNIFISRTSIPNAASEEGDEDDWASNKVMFKIGDLGHVTRISSPQVEEGDSRFLANEVLQENYTHLPKADIFALALTVVCAAGAEPLPRNGDQWHEIRQGRLPRIPQVLSQEFTELLKVMIHPDPEKRPSAMALVKHSVLLSASRKSAEQLRIELNAEKFKNSLLQKELKKAQMAKAAAEERALFTDRMTTRSTTQNDPNFQCSSKVCGVRKNIYVCSRKIYQEKMTCSVQTSLN
- the WEE1 gene encoding wee1-like protein kinase isoform X2; this translates as MSFLSRQQPPPPRRPGASCTLRQKLIFSPCSDCEEEEEEEEEEGSGHSTGEDSAFQEPDSPLPPARSPTEPGPERRRSPGPAPGSPGELEEDMLLRGACPGADAAGGGAEGDSWEEEGFGSSSPVKSPAAAYFLGSSFSPVRCGGSGDASPRGCGARRASEGPCSPPPDHPGTPPHKTFRKLRLFDTPHTPKSLLSKARGIDSSSVKLRGGSLFMDTEKSGKREFDMRQTPQVNINPFTPDSVLLHSSGQCRRRKRTHWNDSCGEDMEASDYEFEDETRPAKRITITESNMKSRYTTEFHELEKIGSGEFGSVFKCVKRLDGCVYAIKRSKKPLAGSVDEQNALREVYAHAVLGQHSHVVRYFSAWAEDDHMLIQNEYCNGGSLADAISENYRSMSYFTEAELKDLLLQVGRGLRYIHSMSLVHMDIKPSNIFISRTSIPNAASEEGDEDDWASNKVMFKIGDLGHVTRISSPQVEEGDSRFLANEVLQENYTHLPKADIFALALTVVCAAGAEPLPRNGDQWHEIRQGRLPRIPQVLSQEFTELLKVMIHPDPEKRPSAMALVKHSVLLSASRKSAEQLRIELNAEKFKNSLLQKELKKAQMAKAAAEERALFTDRMTTRSTTQSNRTSRLIGKKMNRSVSLTIY